The following are from one region of the Paenibacillus sabinae T27 genome:
- a CDS encoding pPIWI_RE module domain-containing protein has protein sequence MKKMELFALEIDETLFYNETIYYMKMPESWRNFFNRERTDRFKLAFKVEPLGKKLKSIFPEIVSVCSSNKVLLDDQPWLVSTKPIHSSYIKHLTLGWLAHLKDYSIPDLPQDVRDSELVWVSSTFGDVHEFVDNYQWVSGMVAVKFCQESKFLDLGNELREELKFYHVIFNDKHECISNPIRKSHRHDPFSYVIRFALKTRGGDADRAILTVSLGTRRYLSDVQIKDGKCYMRSGHSCSVLVSVQNPYVTRPDRSFSQLKFERRPRDSSFTAWESALDELYWDVQVGESFESDSLLVNPKVYSDGDGEITAYVVNNNLFAGNSVKAGIGLPEKSCLYNLAKGFLTDYGARELQLIPDISLRGMNDNRFPIVVPKEERITIEIYSSTEMFEAVKRELSTAQKSIDNVTILEEISDSVFRLNSDKEFIVELVHCNPDIITSELEIDRYKDNSIAQEKRINQIVKQLSKVEQPNHSVLALVEIEEKSKWREGVDPKKAIREGLKRTGRLSQFIYPLTGDEKGDLSRILNAVLDLFNDYGLFSDNVNKINASGTLLSISVIKAGKKYLPAISRLDGTDLSVKLLGNDRWMALSEAALKMDESKFLDNPRRENKSSEVFKAFITAEIHSELERSSGQVIVLINATLRHGWLGAIGNSKIQCDRVPYLNERLANEPRLRFIRINATDDVPQYRIIIDDEMNRFTKALGVFKDPVGIYYGVGGRPNAWKGIANDATKFSSPSKLLLQQRAVEYIPLRGENENESDELALLADQLRRLGLTYDKHTIFPYTMRVLSSLSKYITGNEDDYDYDAEFDEEVEVDSEEDLILRS, from the coding sequence ATGAAGAAGATGGAACTGTTTGCACTGGAGATTGATGAAACGCTGTTTTATAACGAAACTATCTATTATATGAAAATGCCGGAGAGCTGGAGAAACTTCTTTAATAGAGAGCGTACAGATCGCTTTAAGCTTGCATTTAAAGTAGAACCTCTAGGAAAGAAACTTAAAAGTATTTTTCCTGAAATCGTAAGCGTATGTTCAAGCAACAAGGTGTTGCTCGATGATCAGCCTTGGCTAGTTTCCACAAAACCTATTCATTCATCGTATATAAAACATTTGACGCTTGGATGGCTAGCACATTTGAAGGATTATTCGATTCCTGATTTACCGCAAGACGTAAGAGATTCGGAGCTTGTTTGGGTTTCTTCTACGTTTGGTGATGTTCACGAATTCGTTGATAACTACCAGTGGGTTTCCGGCATGGTAGCAGTCAAGTTCTGCCAGGAATCAAAGTTTCTTGATTTAGGTAATGAGCTACGTGAAGAGCTGAAATTCTATCATGTTATCTTTAATGATAAACACGAATGCATTTCTAATCCGATTCGAAAATCTCATCGTCATGATCCATTTTCTTATGTCATTCGATTTGCATTGAAGACTCGTGGGGGAGATGCTGATCGAGCCATACTAACGGTTTCCTTGGGGACAAGAAGGTATTTGAGCGATGTACAAATCAAAGATGGCAAGTGTTACATGAGATCTGGACATTCCTGTTCGGTTTTGGTATCCGTTCAAAATCCATATGTAACGAGACCAGATCGTTCATTTTCCCAATTGAAATTTGAAAGACGTCCCCGCGACTCTTCATTTACGGCATGGGAGAGCGCATTGGACGAATTGTATTGGGACGTACAGGTTGGGGAGTCTTTCGAGTCAGATTCGTTGCTTGTGAATCCCAAGGTCTATTCCGATGGGGATGGAGAAATTACGGCTTATGTCGTGAACAACAATCTATTTGCTGGAAATAGTGTGAAAGCGGGAATCGGCCTTCCTGAGAAAAGCTGTTTGTATAACTTGGCCAAAGGGTTCTTAACGGATTATGGTGCAAGAGAACTTCAACTTATTCCGGATATTTCTCTTAGAGGTATGAATGACAATCGCTTTCCAATCGTTGTTCCTAAGGAAGAGCGAATAACTATCGAGATTTATAGTTCTACCGAGATGTTTGAAGCAGTAAAAAGGGAACTATCTACAGCGCAAAAGTCAATTGATAACGTAACTATTCTTGAGGAGATTTCTGACTCCGTCTTCAGATTAAATTCGGATAAAGAGTTCATTGTTGAACTTGTCCATTGTAATCCAGACATCATAACATCGGAATTAGAGATTGATAGATATAAGGATAACTCGATCGCTCAAGAAAAGCGTATTAATCAAATTGTGAAGCAACTTTCCAAAGTTGAACAACCTAACCACTCGGTATTAGCTCTTGTAGAAATTGAAGAGAAGAGTAAGTGGAGAGAGGGGGTCGACCCTAAGAAAGCTATTCGGGAAGGATTGAAGCGGACAGGACGGCTGTCGCAATTTATTTACCCGTTAACAGGTGATGAGAAAGGAGATTTATCCCGCATTCTGAATGCAGTGTTAGACCTTTTTAACGATTATGGTCTATTTAGTGATAACGTCAATAAGATCAATGCGTCTGGAACGTTGTTATCTATATCTGTCATAAAAGCTGGAAAAAAATATTTGCCTGCCATTTCAAGATTAGACGGCACGGATCTCAGTGTTAAGCTGTTAGGTAATGATAGGTGGATGGCTTTGTCAGAAGCGGCACTGAAAATGGATGAATCTAAATTTCTTGATAATCCTCGAAGAGAAAATAAAAGCAGCGAAGTGTTTAAAGCATTTATCACAGCTGAGATTCACAGTGAACTAGAACGAAGTTCGGGGCAAGTCATTGTGCTTATCAACGCTACCTTAAGACACGGTTGGTTGGGGGCTATCGGTAATTCAAAAATACAATGCGATCGTGTTCCTTATCTTAATGAGCGCTTGGCCAATGAGCCACGATTAAGGTTCATCCGCATTAACGCGACGGATGACGTTCCTCAATATCGAATCATTATCGATGATGAAATGAATAGGTTCACTAAAGCATTAGGAGTTTTTAAGGACCCTGTAGGTATTTATTACGGTGTGGGCGGAAGACCAAATGCATGGAAAGGAATCGCTAACGATGCAACCAAGTTTTCATCGCCATCCAAATTATTGCTTCAACAACGGGCTGTGGAATACATTCCTTTAAGAGGAGAGAATGAAAACGAGTCGGATGAACTTGCTCTTTTAGCGGATCAGCTAAGACGATTAGGGTTGACTTATGATAAGCACACCATTTTTCCGTACACGATGCGTGTACTGAGCTCCTTATCGAAATATATAACCGGTAACGAAGACGATTATGATTACGATGCTGAGTTTGATGAAGAAGTGGAAGTAGACTCGGAGGAAGATTTGATACTCAGATCCTAG
- a CDS encoding McrC family protein, which yields MTVRQVIELKEYQTIDGVQLTDSEVEWIKLRCSKALELRIGSNGIVSLTATSWIGRISLPYVEIRIRPKLPLNRIWNWLSWAYDLKSLRWVGSAGFDSNFEDMDWLIRFYVKACDRIAAIGLRKNYVSIEDAIPSVKGTLQSSLTVGRWQKQDYRFDCRFDEFTSWVNENRCIFAGLQSMRKLQIKDARLYLKLQALIDVFGQERSLFPPMTLTDAIGKQLLIRMQANRLNQQYSEAFSWLRLYWNCVTIADAEGAVKAESFLLDMNELYEAYVAARLRATLEPQGIRVIAQQHDWLAEEGRIKIVPDLILRDSSGREIIVDTKYKQKKDDTSINADVFQMLAYLTARKSDTAILLYASGPEREDRIKNTGFSVLQWSLNLESTGGYLEEESRLLNLINRVRGMFDNT from the coding sequence ATGACGGTCCGTCAAGTTATCGAATTAAAGGAATACCAGACGATCGATGGAGTTCAATTGACCGACTCTGAAGTGGAATGGATAAAACTTCGTTGTTCCAAAGCTCTAGAACTTAGGATTGGTTCTAATGGTATCGTTAGCTTAACAGCTACATCTTGGATAGGACGCATTAGCCTCCCATATGTTGAGATTCGCATTCGTCCCAAGCTTCCTCTGAACCGGATATGGAACTGGCTCTCGTGGGCCTATGATCTCAAAAGCTTAAGATGGGTCGGCAGCGCCGGATTTGACTCGAACTTTGAAGATATGGATTGGCTCATCCGATTTTATGTAAAGGCATGCGATCGTATCGCGGCGATCGGTCTACGAAAGAACTATGTTTCTATAGAGGATGCAATCCCTTCAGTAAAAGGGACTCTACAATCATCGCTAACGGTTGGAAGATGGCAGAAGCAAGATTATCGATTCGACTGTAGGTTTGATGAGTTTACAAGTTGGGTGAATGAGAATCGTTGTATCTTTGCAGGTTTACAGAGTATGCGGAAGCTGCAGATTAAGGATGCACGCTTGTACTTAAAGCTACAGGCATTGATTGATGTATTCGGACAGGAAAGAAGCCTATTTCCGCCAATGACGCTAACAGATGCGATAGGAAAACAGCTACTAATCCGAATGCAGGCCAATCGTTTGAATCAGCAATACAGTGAAGCTTTCAGCTGGCTTCGTCTTTACTGGAACTGTGTGACAATTGCAGATGCAGAAGGCGCTGTAAAGGCAGAAAGTTTCTTGTTGGATATGAATGAGTTGTATGAAGCATATGTTGCCGCGCGACTTCGTGCTACGCTTGAGCCTCAAGGCATCCGGGTTATCGCTCAACAGCACGATTGGCTGGCAGAAGAGGGCCGGATCAAGATCGTACCGGATCTAATTCTGCGCGATTCATCAGGCCGTGAAATCATCGTTGACACAAAATATAAGCAGAAGAAGGATGACACTTCGATTAATGCGGATGTCTTTCAGATGCTCGCATACTTGACAGCTCGGAAGTCGGACACAGCCATTCTCCTATATGCTTCCGGACCTGAGCGGGAAGACCGGATAAAAAACACTGGATTCTCTGTGTTACAGTGGAGTTTGAACTTGGAATCTACCGGCGGTTATCTTGAGGAAGAAAGTAGGCTTTTGAATCTAATCAATAGGGTTAGAGGAATGTTTGACAACACTTAA
- a CDS encoding 3'-5' exoribonuclease YhaM family protein codes for MSVLIKDFKDGDEFVGYYLIKEIEAKQTNNSIPKDFLDIVLADSSGNISAKYWEASKTDIETFFPMCLVKVQGLVQVYREKLQVKVIRIRKTTEQDAVSITDFIRSAPVDANELIPIIEQAIDSLSHNDIKSLVTFCFEKVKDKMQSAPAAKSHHHAYFAGLAYHIVRMLEIGEFICRQRPFLNSDLIKAGIILHDIAKPVEMISEYGMVLDYSNQGKLVGHISMAANWITEAAIILGIDLESNVIMALQHLILSHHNLGEWGSPVQPQLPEAVALHYIDAMDAKLQMVEDMLQTTAESEEWTPVIRGLENKAIYRLKL; via the coding sequence GTGTCTGTTTTAATAAAAGATTTTAAAGACGGGGATGAATTTGTCGGGTATTACTTGATAAAAGAAATAGAAGCAAAGCAGACAAATAATTCGATTCCTAAAGATTTCTTAGATATAGTACTTGCTGATTCAAGTGGCAATATTTCTGCAAAGTATTGGGAAGCAAGTAAGACGGATATTGAAACATTCTTTCCGATGTGTCTTGTTAAAGTGCAGGGCTTGGTTCAAGTGTATCGTGAGAAATTACAGGTAAAAGTAATTAGAATACGAAAAACAACGGAGCAAGATGCTGTATCCATAACAGATTTTATCCGTTCCGCCCCCGTAGATGCTAACGAACTTATCCCTATCATTGAACAAGCCATAGATAGTCTATCTCATAATGATATTAAATCACTTGTTACTTTTTGTTTTGAGAAAGTGAAAGACAAAATGCAATCCGCACCCGCGGCCAAATCTCATCATCATGCTTATTTCGCTGGCTTAGCTTACCATATTGTTCGAATGCTTGAAATAGGTGAATTTATTTGCCGGCAACGGCCGTTTCTCAATTCGGATTTGATTAAGGCGGGTATAATCTTGCACGACATTGCCAAACCGGTGGAAATGATATCGGAGTATGGTATGGTGCTTGATTACAGTAACCAGGGCAAATTGGTAGGACATATCAGTATGGCTGCTAATTGGATTACAGAAGCTGCAATCATACTTGGCATCGATTTAGAGTCGAATGTCATCATGGCACTACAGCATTTGATTCTGTCTCATCATAATCTGGGTGAATGGGGAAGCCCTGTTCAACCGCAATTACCGGAAGCTGTGGCTCTTCACTATATCGATGCGATGGATGCTAAACTGCAGATGGTAGAGGACATGCTTCAAACAACCGCGGAAAGTGAAGAATGGACACCGGTTATTCGTGGTTTGGAGAACAAAGCGATTTACAGATTAAAATTATGA
- a CDS encoding McrB family protein: MKGTQWNESETKKIFKAMPGSEALMEYLERRLDTEGLVTESNERLFPKKAQGCMVYKRDTRILLTSAPRKRDNYIHVVLTFGKISAAQLSDRKLKVGSGSGKGQDVKLYSNRDIDIIISLIQETMSGTTIDSSASSDIIDLPDWVEKYLSDSKRQKWNKTLDSARNDFIDNFIELEQLQSGKLALGDFKKQLDIKAKQKTDGINIWGFSGFSGQMFFNQLFNQAEHVGAIDEMTVALLDAITLTEQSNENFEEWSKEKLATFIQQINNIKTRATAKGYSPQKCANTNFAPFFLSFFWGLQNIHEHPIFYKASRGGLEILGYWSQPDDQLSSVEQYGRFLHQTQSLVQEIEEITSERWDMQQLEHFLYYIQEEFTEDEESNDISSAPVVQPQPLSDEITDLLKRFGYSVSQVSSLTEWEPTVGQIPENVVIWKYDCTRRQDLNSFVFLWEKNPDVFHAQIHDENEEGKTRFLLEIEESQPSDFLIRFEQYLSSAISTVAYTLDDAQKETYLNQELLQEWLDLLTDRRQIIFYGPPGTGKTFVAQRLAKVLAQQEQRIRLVQFHPSYTYEEFIEGLRPEVISQSGGPSQLNVTVKSGIFVELCREAARSENRDRPYILIIDEINRANTAKVFGELLFALEYRGASIELPYSRKRFSIPENVYVIGTMNTTDRSLAQIDLALRRRFQFIQFSAKVTEQVLSRFLAQHAPEMQGVAQLLKDVNATIGSSDLAIGHSYFMKPELKLASLEKIWKYQIIPYLEEVFIMEPERINDYKLESLLAKSEYFV; the protein is encoded by the coding sequence ATGAAAGGAACTCAATGGAACGAATCCGAAACAAAAAAGATATTTAAAGCCATGCCTGGATCGGAAGCGCTTATGGAGTATTTGGAGAGGCGGTTAGATACCGAAGGACTAGTGACAGAGTCTAACGAAAGGCTATTTCCGAAAAAGGCTCAAGGATGTATGGTTTATAAAAGGGATACACGTATTCTGCTAACTTCAGCTCCGCGCAAACGTGATAACTATATTCATGTAGTGTTGACCTTCGGCAAGATTTCCGCAGCTCAGCTATCCGACCGTAAGCTGAAGGTAGGAAGCGGAAGTGGGAAAGGGCAGGATGTAAAGCTGTATTCCAATAGGGATATAGACATAATAATTTCCCTTATTCAAGAGACAATGAGCGGAACTACGATCGACTCATCAGCATCGTCGGATATCATCGATCTCCCAGATTGGGTAGAGAAATATCTATCTGATTCCAAGCGCCAGAAATGGAATAAGACTCTTGATTCAGCGAGGAACGACTTTATTGATAACTTTATAGAACTAGAACAACTGCAAAGCGGTAAGCTTGCTTTAGGTGATTTCAAAAAGCAGCTAGATATAAAAGCAAAGCAGAAAACGGACGGAATTAACATTTGGGGATTTAGCGGTTTTTCTGGACAAATGTTTTTCAATCAGCTGTTCAATCAAGCCGAGCATGTAGGCGCAATAGATGAAATGACGGTAGCGCTTCTGGATGCTATCACGTTAACAGAACAATCTAACGAAAACTTTGAAGAATGGTCAAAAGAAAAGCTTGCAACGTTCATTCAACAAATAAATAATATCAAAACTCGAGCAACGGCAAAAGGGTACTCTCCCCAAAAGTGTGCAAACACTAATTTTGCGCCTTTTTTTCTTAGTTTTTTCTGGGGACTTCAAAACATTCATGAACATCCGATTTTCTATAAAGCGAGCCGCGGTGGTTTAGAAATATTGGGATACTGGTCGCAACCTGATGATCAGTTATCTAGTGTGGAGCAATATGGTCGCTTCCTTCATCAAACCCAGTCTTTGGTCCAAGAAATTGAAGAGATAACTTCAGAACGCTGGGATATGCAGCAACTCGAACATTTTTTGTACTATATTCAGGAGGAATTTACGGAAGATGAGGAATCGAATGATATATCAAGCGCTCCAGTCGTTCAGCCACAACCACTTTCGGATGAGATAACCGATCTACTGAAGCGTTTCGGCTACTCAGTATCTCAAGTATCGTCATTAACTGAATGGGAACCAACTGTTGGGCAAATCCCAGAGAATGTAGTCATTTGGAAATATGATTGCACACGTCGTCAGGACTTGAATTCGTTCGTGTTTTTGTGGGAAAAGAATCCAGATGTGTTCCATGCCCAGATTCATGATGAAAATGAAGAGGGGAAAACGCGATTTCTATTAGAAATTGAGGAATCGCAACCATCAGACTTTTTGATTAGATTTGAACAATATCTCTCATCAGCGATTTCAACCGTAGCTTACACACTGGACGATGCGCAGAAAGAGACTTATTTAAATCAAGAGTTGCTACAGGAGTGGCTGGATTTGCTTACTGATCGCAGGCAAATCATTTTCTACGGGCCGCCAGGCACAGGGAAAACGTTCGTTGCTCAAAGACTAGCCAAAGTGTTAGCTCAACAAGAACAACGTATCCGTCTCGTACAATTTCATCCATCCTATACCTACGAAGAGTTTATTGAAGGGCTTAGGCCGGAAGTGATTTCTCAATCGGGGGGACCGTCGCAACTGAATGTGACCGTGAAATCAGGTATTTTCGTCGAACTGTGCCGTGAAGCAGCCAGGTCAGAAAATCGCGATCGACCATACATTTTAATCATTGATGAAATCAACCGTGCCAATACTGCGAAAGTATTCGGCGAACTGCTATTTGCGCTTGAGTATCGTGGCGCATCCATTGAACTGCCTTACTCCCGAAAAAGATTTTCAATTCCAGAGAATGTGTACGTCATTGGAACGATGAATACGACTGACCGATCACTAGCCCAAATCGATCTAGCGCTGAGAAGGCGGTTCCAGTTCATTCAATTCTCGGCGAAAGTAACAGAGCAAGTACTTTCGAGATTTCTAGCCCAGCATGCGCCAGAAATGCAGGGTGTTGCCCAATTGCTCAAGGATGTGAACGCCACAATAGGCTCTTCGGATTTGGCTATCGGTCATAGTTACTTTATGAAGCCTGAGCTCAAGCTCGCATCGCTTGAGAAGATTTGGAAGTATCAAATAATACCTTACTTAGAAGAGGTATTCATCATGGAACCCGAACGGATAAATGACTATAAACTGGAGAGCCTTCTTGCGAAAAGTGAGTATTTCGTATGA
- a CDS encoding UvrD-helicase domain-containing protein, with translation MKIIDKNRWEPADGLMLEPAALQVVKSEDNALIIAGPGAGKTELLAQRACYLLETSTCKVPRKILAISFKRDAAKNLAERVEKRCGTELSKRFQSMTYDAFAKSLVDRFYLGIHEDYRPDSVYDIAVADRTQNDIRTAYEHAGFIPPAGMRPGDINNLLEKEIVRHSLPLPLDNKYPTRAAWSLLLKGEVTSTARLSFAMITRLATYLLVSNPQLRKALQLTYSHVFLDEFQDTTNIQYEFVKACFHNSNSVLTAVGDGKQRIMVWAGAMREIFPTFQSDFGATTYRLVMNHRSAPRLIEIQKMFFSRFNEQPISIQTNPKWQASDGRAYLHLFENHIQEAQAIGGIVQSYLADGSHKPNDICILVKQKIDVYCSEMITEFNKIGIQARNEGVYQDFLKEDFISLCIHTMIIAIRRNAGSWTYCRNIFLDLKNMDETSSKIHESQRELSDFIKKLKSDLRSISNENDLGNILKEICDFYSIDALKAYFPQYLRSNYIEKLRLQLAKYLWEEYIKAGSLDIAIDNLLGKNTVPIMTIHKSKGLEYKTIIFLGLEDAAFYKFADQREEHTATFFVALSRAKNNLHFTFSKVRPIGLYRDDQDRKIIMDFYHALRDSGVVEPVVHTIM, from the coding sequence ATGAAAATCATTGATAAGAATAGATGGGAACCTGCCGACGGACTAATGCTTGAACCTGCTGCGCTACAAGTTGTAAAAAGCGAAGACAACGCTTTAATTATTGCTGGGCCTGGAGCAGGTAAGACGGAATTGCTTGCCCAAAGAGCCTGCTATTTGCTTGAGACATCTACCTGCAAGGTGCCAAGGAAAATTCTTGCAATAAGTTTTAAGAGAGATGCCGCGAAGAACCTTGCTGAACGGGTAGAGAAACGTTGCGGTACAGAGCTTTCAAAGCGATTCCAATCTATGACGTATGATGCATTTGCTAAAAGTCTTGTGGATCGTTTCTATTTAGGTATTCATGAGGATTACAGACCTGATTCAGTCTATGATATCGCTGTTGCGGACCGAACTCAAAACGATATCAGGACAGCGTATGAGCATGCTGGTTTTATACCTCCCGCTGGGATGCGGCCAGGTGACATAAACAACTTGTTGGAAAAGGAAATCGTTCGGCATTCTTTACCATTGCCTTTGGATAATAAATATCCAACAAGGGCTGCTTGGTCACTCTTACTTAAAGGTGAAGTGACTAGTACAGCTAGATTGTCGTTCGCTATGATCACTAGGCTGGCAACGTATTTGTTAGTATCAAATCCTCAATTGAGGAAGGCGTTGCAATTGACTTATAGTCATGTATTTCTCGATGAGTTTCAGGATACCACGAATATTCAGTATGAATTTGTGAAGGCATGCTTTCATAATTCCAACTCGGTATTAACTGCAGTGGGGGATGGAAAACAACGTATTATGGTATGGGCTGGAGCGATGAGAGAGATTTTCCCAACTTTTCAGTCCGACTTTGGAGCAACTACTTATCGGTTAGTGATGAATCATCGATCAGCACCAAGACTCATTGAAATTCAAAAAATGTTTTTTTCAAGATTTAATGAGCAACCCATATCAATCCAAACAAATCCAAAATGGCAAGCATCTGATGGCCGAGCTTATCTTCATTTGTTTGAAAATCATATCCAGGAAGCCCAAGCAATTGGAGGCATTGTTCAGTCTTACTTAGCAGATGGTAGCCATAAACCGAATGATATCTGTATTCTTGTGAAACAAAAAATAGATGTGTACTGCAGCGAAATGATTACGGAATTTAATAAAATAGGAATACAGGCGAGAAACGAAGGGGTATATCAGGACTTCCTTAAAGAAGATTTCATATCCCTTTGTATTCACACAATGATTATAGCAATCAGAAGAAATGCAGGTTCATGGACTTATTGTAGGAATATATTTCTCGATTTAAAAAACATGGATGAAACATCTTCGAAGATTCACGAATCACAGAGAGAATTAAGTGATTTTATTAAGAAACTCAAATCTGATTTGAGGTCAATAAGTAACGAAAATGATCTGGGGAATATATTAAAAGAAATTTGTGACTTTTATTCCATTGATGCACTGAAAGCGTACTTTCCGCAATATTTGAGATCAAATTATATCGAAAAGCTACGTTTACAGTTGGCTAAATATTTGTGGGAAGAATACATAAAAGCGGGCAGTTTGGACATTGCAATCGATAATTTGCTTGGGAAAAATACAGTTCCTATTATGACAATTCATAAGAGTAAGGGATTAGAGTATAAGACAATAATTTTTTTGGGACTAGAGGATGCGGCTTTTTATAAATTTGCAGATCAGAGGGAAGAGCATACAGCAACTTTTTTTGTAGCTCTCTCAAGGGCTAAAAACAATCTTCATTTTACTTTCAGTAAAGTACGACCGATTGGATTATACCGTGATGATCAAGATAGGAAAATTATTATGGATTTTTATCATGCATTACGCGATTCAGGAGTTGTAGAGCCGGTAGTTCATACCATAATGTAG
- a CDS encoding AAA family ATPase has protein sequence MRLNKLRISNFRSYGPTETVIDFEDITTFIGANSSGKSAALQALTKLFGETNADRALEKSDFYVSHDEVLEDLERRELYIEANFSFPEIENDEGETHYAIPTYFDNFVVENTGEPPFLRIRLQASWEQSNTPDGIIESKVSYVSLSEDAEEVATKIPPSELSQIKIIYVPAIRNPSTLLRNATGTLLWRVLKSINWSTETKENIKDQLKRAEESLFEEAGLERVRDSLKDHWKKYHKDTRYSEANIRFNSTDLDQLIKKFEVDFMPSITQKAYSIDSLGDGLRSLFYLSLVDSFLEIEQQAMENSEDEDAPQFNIQIPALTILAIEEPENHVSPHLLGNIIVNLNRIASKNNSQVILTSHTPAIVKRVLPESIRYFNISVDEVVTKVKKIVLPRLQGSAENEEAYKYVKEAVRAYPEIYFSKLVILGEGDSEEIVIPKAIELETEDHLDSISVSVVPLGGRHVNHFWKLLNELEIPYVTLLDLDKERNGGGWGRIKYALSQLIKIGVDKSELLSLMGGSILSDEDLNDMHTWDESYVDNQMSWLQRLESYDIYFSSPLDLDFMMLEAFPDAYKRILRVNEGPRIDKVGKVLEIENDEPELPEYLERVSNATKHALKEGGSSGDTYTIEQKKLMVWYDYFFLQRGKPVTHRLAILNITDELFEERLPAPLKRLIASVKHKISGE, from the coding sequence ATGCGGCTCAACAAATTAAGAATAAGTAACTTTCGTAGTTATGGACCAACGGAAACGGTAATAGATTTCGAAGATATTACAACATTTATCGGGGCTAACAGCAGTGGGAAAAGTGCTGCACTACAGGCGCTAACTAAGTTGTTCGGAGAAACAAATGCAGATAGAGCGTTAGAGAAATCCGATTTTTATGTATCACATGACGAAGTACTTGAAGATTTGGAGAGACGAGAGCTTTACATCGAGGCGAATTTCTCATTTCCGGAAATTGAGAACGATGAAGGTGAAACACATTATGCAATACCTACGTATTTTGATAACTTTGTTGTTGAAAACACTGGCGAGCCACCGTTCTTGCGAATTAGGCTTCAAGCTTCTTGGGAGCAAAGCAATACGCCAGATGGAATCATAGAAAGTAAAGTCAGCTATGTGTCTCTATCAGAGGATGCAGAAGAAGTAGCTACGAAGATTCCGCCAAGCGAGCTCTCACAAATAAAAATCATCTATGTTCCAGCAATTCGCAATCCATCCACGTTATTGAGGAATGCGACCGGAACATTGCTCTGGCGTGTATTGAAGAGTATTAACTGGTCAACCGAAACAAAGGAGAACATTAAGGATCAATTAAAACGTGCTGAAGAATCCTTGTTTGAAGAGGCTGGATTGGAAAGGGTAAGGGATTCACTGAAAGATCACTGGAAAAAATACCATAAGGATACCCGATACTCGGAAGCAAACATCAGATTCAATAGCACAGACCTGGATCAATTAATAAAAAAGTTTGAAGTGGATTTTATGCCATCCATAACGCAAAAAGCATATTCCATTGATTCATTAGGAGATGGTCTTAGGTCTTTATTCTATTTGTCACTCGTGGATTCGTTTCTAGAAATTGAACAGCAAGCTATGGAAAATAGTGAAGATGAGGACGCGCCACAATTTAACATTCAAATTCCGGCCTTAACAATTCTCGCTATCGAAGAACCTGAAAACCATGTGTCTCCACATTTATTGGGCAATATTATCGTTAATTTGAATAGAATCGCTTCAAAAAATAATTCCCAAGTCATTTTAACCTCACATACGCCAGCTATTGTGAAGAGGGTTTTGCCTGAATCAATTCGATATTTCAATATTTCGGTAGATGAGGTTGTTACGAAAGTTAAAAAAATCGTATTACCTCGCTTACAGGGATCTGCAGAAAATGAAGAAGCGTATAAATATGTAAAAGAAGCTGTGAGGGCATATCCAGAGATTTACTTCTCGAAATTAGTTATTTTAGGGGAAGGGGATAGTGAAGAAATCGTTATCCCTAAAGCTATTGAATTGGAGACAGAAGATCATTTGGATAGCATTTCGGTATCTGTAGTGCCGCTTGGGGGAAGACACGTCAATCACTTTTGGAAGCTTCTAAATGAACTGGAAATTCCTTATGTCACACTATTGGATCTTGATAAGGAACGAAATGGTGGGGGTTGGGGACGGATTAAATATGCTTTATCGCAATTGATTAAAATCGGTGTGGATAAGAGCGAACTATTATCATTAATGGGTGGAAGCATCCTTAGTGATGAAGATCTGAATGACATGCATACTTGGGATGAAAGTTATGTGGATAACCAAATGTCTTGGTTACAAAGGTTAGAAAGCTACGATATTTATTTCTCAAGCCCATTGGACTTGGACTTTATGATGTTAGAGGCGTTCCCGGATGCATATAAACGGATACTTAGGGTCAATGAAGGGCCACGAATAGACAAAGTAGGAAAAGTACTAGAGATAGAAAATGACGAACCAGAATTACCGGAATATTTAGAACGTGTTAGTAATGCGACTAAGCATGCATTAAAAGAAGGAGGGAGTAGTGGTGATACTTACACGATCGAACAGAAAAAATTGATGGTGTGGTATGATTACTTCTTTTTACAACGGGGAAAACCGGTCACCCATCGGTTAGCGATACTGAATATCACTGATGAATTGTTCGAGGAGCGCTTACCGGCACCATTGAAACGGCTGATTGCTAGTGTGAAACATAAAATTTCTGGTGAATAA